Proteins encoded by one window of Tunturibacter psychrotolerans:
- a CDS encoding phosphotransferase enzyme family protein, translating into MSDQEERLFGGNVADAVVRVGATVRKPVTEATSSVEAFLEHLFEVGFRGAPRTLGRDDKRRHVLEYVPGATQEPFSYTSEELGRVGQLIREFHAAAKSFVPPEGALWKVVIGPDAEELICHHDLAPWNLVRGGDRWVFIDWDGSGPGSVLWDVAYAAQTFVPLIHGGEPAVDASRLRCFVDGYGLDRSQREKLPELMVARTRAMFELGERAAITGEQPWARLHAEGHGSRHWRQAADYVERHLEIWRDALLAGFDDDCRGQA; encoded by the coding sequence ATGAGCGATCAGGAGGAGCGGCTGTTTGGTGGGAATGTGGCGGATGCGGTGGTTCGCGTCGGCGCGACCGTTCGCAAGCCTGTGACCGAGGCGACGAGTAGCGTTGAAGCGTTTCTGGAACATCTCTTCGAGGTTGGATTCAGAGGGGCTCCGCGAACATTGGGCCGGGATGACAAGAGGCGTCATGTACTGGAGTATGTGCCGGGAGCGACTCAAGAGCCTTTCTCGTACACCAGTGAGGAGTTGGGGCGAGTGGGGCAGCTGATTCGAGAGTTTCACGCGGCTGCGAAGAGTTTTGTTCCGCCGGAAGGGGCGCTATGGAAGGTTGTCATCGGGCCCGACGCGGAAGAGTTGATATGTCATCATGATCTTGCGCCGTGGAATTTGGTTCGGGGTGGAGACCGGTGGGTCTTTATCGATTGGGATGGGAGCGGGCCCGGGTCGGTTCTGTGGGATGTGGCTTATGCGGCGCAGACCTTTGTACCTTTGATCCATGGTGGAGAGCCTGCTGTGGATGCCTCGCGGCTACGTTGCTTTGTGGATGGGTATGGTCTGGATCGATCGCAGCGTGAGAAGTTGCCTGAACTGATGGTCGCTCGAACGAGAGCGATGTTTGAATTGGGGGAGCGCGCTGCGATCACTGGGGAGCAACCGTGGGCTCGACTGCACGCGGAGGGCCATGGCAGTCGTCATTGGAGGCAGGCTGCGGACTATGTCGAGCGTCATCTGGAGATCTGGAGAGATGCGCTGCTTGCTGGCTTTGACGATGATTGTCGCGGTCAGGCGTAG
- a CDS encoding DegT/DnrJ/EryC1/StrS family aminotransferase, which produces MANVTLRNSQPVPMLDFSRQFATLRQEILNSIEAVCASQHFILGPQVTSFELAAAVVCAVPHAIGCASGTDAIWLALAAANVGPGDAVITTPFSFFATVSAILRCGATPLLADIDPTTFNLSPVSVEELLHSSPTKNIRAVLPVHLYGQCADWDQFTTLKQSHDLLLIEDAAQAFGATWNGVPAGALGDAAAFSFYPTKNLSAMGDAGLVTTTSAAIDDHARILRAHGMRRRYYHEEIGWNSRLDSIQAAVLEVKLRYLPKWNQQRREHALFYDQLLRKANLTADTAKEGVVLPITDPRAGHVFHQYVIRAPRRDELRSYLTEQKIGSEIYYPVPLHLQTSLAHLGYKQGDFPISEAAAHEVLALPMYPELREDEQQSVVDAITAFYA; this is translated from the coding sequence ATGGCAAATGTGACCCTCCGTAACTCGCAACCCGTTCCAATGCTTGACTTCTCCCGCCAGTTCGCTACCCTCCGGCAGGAAATACTGAACTCCATCGAAGCTGTATGCGCCTCGCAGCACTTTATCCTCGGCCCCCAGGTCACCAGCTTCGAGCTCGCTGCAGCCGTCGTCTGTGCCGTGCCCCACGCCATCGGCTGCGCTAGCGGCACGGATGCCATCTGGCTCGCCCTGGCCGCTGCCAACGTCGGCCCCGGCGACGCCGTCATCACAACCCCCTTCAGCTTCTTCGCCACGGTCAGCGCTATCCTCCGTTGCGGCGCAACACCTCTGTTAGCTGACATTGACCCCACTACATTCAACCTCTCCCCGGTCTCGGTGGAAGAGCTTTTACATTCCAGCCCAACCAAAAACATCAGGGCCGTCCTCCCCGTCCACCTCTACGGCCAGTGCGCCGACTGGGACCAATTCACCACGCTGAAACAAAGTCACGACCTCCTCCTCATCGAAGACGCCGCGCAGGCCTTCGGAGCCACATGGAACGGAGTCCCCGCAGGAGCCCTCGGCGATGCCGCCGCCTTCAGCTTCTATCCCACTAAAAATCTAAGCGCCATGGGAGACGCCGGCCTCGTCACCACTACGTCCGCCGCGATTGACGACCACGCCCGCATCCTCCGCGCCCACGGCATGCGCCGCCGGTACTATCACGAGGAGATCGGCTGGAACTCCCGCCTTGACTCCATTCAGGCTGCCGTCCTCGAGGTCAAACTCCGCTACCTGCCCAAGTGGAACCAGCAGCGCCGCGAGCACGCTCTCTTCTACGATCAACTCCTCCGCAAAGCGAACCTCACTGCCGACACGGCAAAGGAAGGAGTCGTCCTCCCCATCACCGACCCGCGCGCCGGACACGTGTTTCATCAATACGTCATCCGCGCTCCCCGCCGCGACGAACTCCGCAGCTACCTAACAGAACAAAAAATCGGCAGCGAGATCTACTACCCTGTCCCCCTGCACCTGCAAACCAGCCTGGCTCACCTTGGCTACAAGCAGGGAGACTTCCCCATCAGCGAAGCCGCCGCCCATGAAGTTCTCGCACTTCCCATGTACCCAGAGCTGCGCGAAGACGAACAACAATCTGTAGTCGACGCCATCACAGCTTTCTACGCCTGA
- the hfq gene encoding RNA chaperone Hfq produces the protein MESKPAQNIQDTFLNTVRKDKSPITIYLVSGVKLTGKIRSFDKYSVLLENNSQEQLIFKHAISTVVSGRAGVHGDVRTDVKPEVRASVGSAPATGAPVQEATGTQGR, from the coding sequence ATGGAATCAAAGCCGGCACAGAACATTCAGGATACTTTTCTCAACACAGTGCGAAAAGACAAGAGTCCGATCACGATTTACCTGGTAAGTGGCGTGAAGCTAACGGGGAAGATTCGGTCGTTCGATAAATACTCCGTGCTGCTGGAGAACAACAGCCAGGAGCAACTGATCTTCAAACATGCGATCTCGACTGTAGTGAGTGGACGCGCGGGAGTACATGGCGATGTGCGGACCGACGTGAAGCCAGAAGTGCGGGCGTCGGTAGGTTCGGCTCCGGCTACTGGCGCGCCAGTACAAGAAGCGACAGGGACCCAAGGCCGTTAG
- the hflX gene encoding GTPase HflX, with amino-acid sequence MKPTRRSLVEAQEAAARQARGGLSQAERAVLVAVEFTGERRKLTVAARLAKTAAAVSAGTALEGGDSVSAPKGAADLDFDASLAEFEELARSAGAEVAATLIQRRPRPDPATLVGHGKLEEIDGVIASTGADLVLFDHDLSPSQLRNLEAKLPCRVIDRTQLILDIFARHARTREGQLQVELAQLEYQLPRLAGRGKAMSQLGGGIGTRGPGETQLETDRRKINLRIDHVKEQLESVRRIRRQQRQRREAVPVQVVALVGYTNAGKSTLFNALTEAGVLESSRMFATLDPKLRQLTLPSRRKILLSDTVGFIRNLPHTLVTSFRATLEEVERAELLLHIRDASSPMVEEQKTQVEKVLAELDVSKKPVIEVLNKIDLVGDHEGMPMGAPGSVAVSGLKKLGLDHLMAAIDAALVVDPLVEMQFRLPQSEGAVLAALEAGAVVEGKRFEGNLAFVTARGPASLLNRFRRFREKVR; translated from the coding sequence GTGAAGCCCACGAGACGCAGTCTGGTCGAAGCGCAAGAGGCAGCGGCACGCCAGGCGCGGGGAGGTCTGTCGCAGGCGGAACGTGCAGTGTTGGTGGCTGTGGAGTTTACCGGTGAGCGGCGAAAGCTGACAGTGGCGGCGCGGCTGGCAAAGACTGCAGCGGCGGTTTCGGCTGGGACCGCATTGGAGGGTGGTGATTCTGTTTCTGCCCCGAAAGGTGCCGCGGACCTCGACTTTGATGCTTCGCTCGCAGAGTTTGAAGAGCTTGCGAGGAGCGCGGGCGCCGAAGTCGCAGCCACCCTCATCCAGCGTCGGCCGAGGCCCGATCCGGCGACACTGGTAGGGCACGGAAAGCTTGAGGAGATCGATGGCGTGATTGCCTCGACGGGGGCAGATCTGGTGCTGTTCGATCATGATCTTTCGCCGTCGCAGTTGCGAAACCTTGAGGCGAAGTTGCCGTGCCGAGTGATTGATCGAACGCAGTTGATTCTGGATATCTTTGCAAGACATGCACGGACGCGAGAGGGCCAACTGCAGGTGGAGTTGGCGCAACTGGAGTATCAGCTGCCCCGGCTGGCTGGACGCGGCAAGGCGATGTCCCAGTTGGGCGGTGGTATCGGTACACGCGGGCCAGGTGAAACGCAGCTAGAGACGGATCGACGGAAGATCAATCTGCGGATCGATCACGTGAAAGAGCAACTGGAGTCGGTGCGGCGAATTCGCCGGCAGCAGAGGCAGCGAAGAGAGGCGGTGCCGGTGCAGGTGGTTGCGTTGGTGGGCTATACCAACGCGGGCAAGAGCACGCTCTTCAATGCGTTGACCGAGGCGGGGGTGTTGGAGTCGTCACGGATGTTTGCGACGCTCGATCCTAAGCTTAGGCAGTTGACACTCCCTTCGCGAAGGAAGATTTTGCTCTCGGATACGGTGGGATTTATTCGTAACCTGCCACACACGCTGGTGACCAGCTTCCGGGCGACGCTGGAGGAGGTGGAGCGAGCGGAACTTCTGCTGCATATTCGCGATGCGTCAAGTCCGATGGTGGAAGAACAGAAGACGCAGGTCGAGAAGGTGCTCGCCGAACTGGATGTTTCGAAGAAACCCGTGATTGAGGTGCTGAACAAGATCGACCTGGTCGGGGACCACGAAGGTATGCCCATGGGAGCGCCCGGAAGCGTGGCCGTATCTGGCCTGAAGAAGCTGGGGCTCGATCATTTGATGGCAGCGATCGATGCGGCGTTGGTAGTGGATCCGCTGGTTGAGATGCAGTTTCGCCTGCCTCAGTCGGAGGGGGCGGTGTTGGCTGCGCTGGAAGCTGGAGCTGTCGTCGAAGGGAAGCGCTTTGAGGGAAATCTGGCCTTTGTTACGGCACGAGGGCCGGCTTCGTTGCTGAACAGGTTTAGGAGATTTCGTGAAAAGGTTCGTTGA
- a CDS encoding F0F1 ATP synthase subunit B family protein has product MDQILNQLGELVLGSVPTIVLFILLVAAYGLLVRRPLDRVLAERRARTSGAIEQARRAIAAAEADTAAYEEKLRNARAEIFQMRDKRLKQWNLEREAALAQARQHMHDRVSGAKVEIEQSAHEARLQIAGMSEELSSRIVSALLPADVRATEVAQ; this is encoded by the coding sequence ATGGATCAGATACTGAATCAACTCGGTGAACTTGTGCTCGGCTCTGTGCCGACTATTGTTCTGTTTATTTTGCTAGTGGCAGCTTATGGATTGCTGGTTCGACGACCATTGGATCGTGTGCTGGCTGAGCGGCGTGCTCGTACCTCAGGTGCGATTGAACAGGCGCGCAGAGCGATTGCAGCGGCTGAGGCTGACACTGCGGCTTACGAAGAAAAGTTGCGCAACGCCAGGGCCGAGATATTTCAGATGCGCGATAAGAGGCTGAAGCAGTGGAACTTGGAGCGGGAAGCAGCCTTGGCCCAGGCGCGTCAGCACATGCACGATCGCGTTAGCGGAGCCAAGGTGGAGATTGAGCAGAGTGCGCATGAGGCTCGACTCCAAATCGCAGGAATGAGCGAGGAGTTGAGCTCGCGCATTGTTAGTGCGTTGCTTCCAGCCGATGTGCGGGCGACGGAGGTGGCGCAGTGA
- a CDS encoding ATP synthase F0 subunit B encodes MKISFVKRLLPAAILMGLLFLPVCHLRAQDSGATKVDAGHDASENVSSEQGKQEEDENDKYLHSTAVRALGAKAGLNAEQAATAFTVANFVVLAALVGWFLAKTLPKTFRDRSTAIQKQLVDARTATEDANARLRSVEDRLSKLDGQIAAMRAQAEKDSTLDEQRITASVEEEKQKILATAEQEIAAATALAQRQIQQYAAELAIEQAAHKLVVTAETDRLLVQSFAQRLAGGDSKKGQN; translated from the coding sequence GTGAAGATTTCTTTTGTGAAGCGGCTACTGCCAGCCGCAATCCTGATGGGTTTGTTGTTCCTGCCGGTGTGCCATCTGAGGGCGCAGGACTCGGGCGCTACCAAGGTGGATGCCGGACATGATGCGTCTGAGAACGTGTCGTCGGAGCAGGGCAAGCAAGAAGAAGATGAGAACGACAAGTATCTTCATTCAACAGCCGTTCGTGCGTTAGGTGCAAAAGCTGGCTTGAACGCGGAGCAGGCGGCTACCGCGTTTACGGTTGCGAATTTTGTAGTTCTGGCGGCACTCGTTGGCTGGTTCCTGGCGAAAACTTTGCCCAAGACGTTCCGCGATCGAAGCACGGCGATCCAGAAGCAATTGGTGGATGCGCGAACGGCGACCGAAGATGCCAATGCTAGATTGCGCAGCGTGGAAGATCGGTTGAGCAAGCTGGACGGTCAGATTGCGGCAATGCGAGCCCAGGCAGAGAAGGATTCCACGCTTGACGAGCAGCGCATTACTGCGAGCGTGGAAGAGGAAAAGCAGAAGATTCTGGCGACGGCGGAGCAGGAGATTGCTGCTGCGACGGCGCTGGCGCAGCGTCAGATTCAGCAGTACGCAGCAGAGCTTGCCATTGAGCAGGCAGCGCATAAGTTGGTGGTGACGGCGGAGACCGACCGGCTGTTGGTACAGAGTTTTGCCCAACGGCTTGCAGGTGGCGACTCGAAGAAAGGACAAAACTGA